TGTTTAGTTTTTCAGCACCTCATTTAGATAATGAACACTGTTTTAAACACAACAATACAGACAGTAATACAGAGGTAAATAACAATGAAAAAAGCAGCCACCCTTATCGCCGTACTTGTTAGCATTCAGGCTCATGCAAATAGCTCACAGGATGTATCAGGGTTTTATCTGGGCGGGGGTATGGGTAACACCACATACAGTGATGATAGTCCGTTTACACATTTGGATGCTGATGGCACAACTTTTAAAATTATTGGCGGTTATCAATTCAATCGTATCGTCGGTATAGAAGCTCAATACACTGACTACGGTGATATCAAAGTGAAGAACACGCCTTTTGATCTCAACGTAAATAGTGCGTCTGTTGCTGCAAACATTGGCTACACATTCGACAATGGGTTACGACCATTCGCGACGCTAGGTTTGGGCTACATTTCGGTGGATGTTCCTGAATTTCTCGGTGAAGACGAAAACGAGTTGCTACTTCGCGTAGGGGCCGGTCTTGAATACACGCCGCATCAGTTTAACAACATCACTTTCCGAGCAGCGTATGAGATGGACCACTTCAATGTCGGCTCGAAAGGTTCAAACTGGGACACCAACATTCAGGTCGGCTCTTTCTATGCGGGTGCAACTTATAAGTTTTAATAAAAAAACAAACGCGGACACATAGAAAGTACAAAGGGCGAACGCTTACGATAAGCGTTCGCCCTTTTTTGTATAACGTGCCGATTTATTGCATCGGTTCAGATTCGATATCCACGTCACCGCTGTTCAAGTTCACCGTCGCGTTGTAAACATTTTGCGGATCACCATGGTGTTTAAAGGTGAAGTGATACACGTTGGCCGGCGTCCAAATCTCTTTGTCATCGACGGGCATAATATCGTAACCATCTTGCTGGTATAACTCTGTCGCCATCACATACGCTGTCGCTGTCTGAACTTGAGTGTTGTGGTCGATTTTAGGTTCTACTGAAGGGTTACTTGGATAAGATTCACCGTTGTAACTCATCTGACGATAAGCACCATTACTCCACACAACAAAGTCTTGCCAACCGTTGCTGTAGCTGTCTATTAGTGCAATCGGTGTTCTGGTTACTGACATGCGGCTAAGCACTTTGCCGCTGTTATCGAATATGTACCCAGTACAGCCACCACTGCCGCAGAAGTAACGATCTTGGAACAACACCAAATGTTCTGCTGTACCATCACTGTTCAAATCAGCAGATCCTGTAACATAACGAATTTTGTCCGTTTCTAAAGAAAGCCCCTGTGGCATCAGAATACTTTGGTCAATCCACGTTGCGATGGTCGCTGCATCTGCACTTTTTATCTCTACAGGGACTTGAGAATCTGTATTATCAGTAGAAATGCCGTCTGTGGAAGAACAGCCAATTAGCGTTAGTGAACCTAAAAGGAAGAGTCCATGTAATCCGCGATTGTTCATTTGCGTTCGCTCTTTTATTGATGATGTTTCCTTAGTATACGCAAGATTTATCAATCGCTTGTAAGAAAATCATAAAAATCAGTAAGGT
This portion of the Vibrio hyugaensis genome encodes:
- a CDS encoding porin family protein — encoded protein: MKKAATLIAVLVSIQAHANSSQDVSGFYLGGGMGNTTYSDDSPFTHLDADGTTFKIIGGYQFNRIVGIEAQYTDYGDIKVKNTPFDLNVNSASVAANIGYTFDNGLRPFATLGLGYISVDVPEFLGEDENELLLRVGAGLEYTPHQFNNITFRAAYEMDHFNVGSKGSNWDTNIQVGSFYAGATYKF